A genomic stretch from Enterobacter dykesii includes:
- a CDS encoding sugar glycosyltransferase, whose product MRHNENLWPFIKLSRNETGEISDLNYKGQSINLTTLTSIQDRFEGEILIAATGPSIKNINFENLSSTVVTAGVNGAWHLNDQLHFSLYFVVDMTFIDRQTAILKQVIGCKNVILFTTVMGIVKLINRFSYENIRCEICIIEDICYETYKPSIKRDNLHQALGDTPGIVFSDSHPNIAFSRDVRRGVVDAGTVMYWALQVIYFLRFNKIYIAGLDMNNFNQPRFYENGNNMLPSFLGDKVQNTVIPAFTLASNIMQKDNITVVNLSPQSAIPDFVFPRKDFTDVFN is encoded by the coding sequence ATGCGCCATAACGAAAATCTGTGGCCCTTCATTAAATTATCTCGCAATGAAACAGGGGAGATTTCTGATTTAAACTATAAAGGCCAGAGCATTAACCTCACCACTCTTACCTCGATTCAGGATAGGTTTGAGGGTGAGATCCTGATAGCCGCAACTGGCCCTTCAATCAAAAATATTAATTTTGAAAACCTGTCATCCACCGTAGTTACCGCTGGTGTGAACGGAGCATGGCATCTCAATGACCAGCTACATTTTAGTCTCTATTTTGTGGTCGACATGACGTTCATCGACCGTCAGACTGCAATTTTAAAGCAGGTCATTGGCTGTAAAAATGTCATTTTGTTTACAACCGTAATGGGGATCGTTAAGCTTATAAACCGTTTTTCATATGAAAATATCCGATGCGAAATATGCATTATTGAAGATATTTGCTATGAGACTTATAAACCCTCGATTAAACGGGACAATTTGCACCAGGCATTAGGGGATACGCCAGGGATCGTCTTTTCCGATAGCCATCCCAATATTGCTTTTAGTCGTGATGTGAGGCGCGGTGTGGTAGATGCCGGTACCGTAATGTATTGGGCACTACAGGTAATTTATTTTCTGAGATTTAATAAGATTTATATCGCTGGTCTTGATATGAATAATTTCAATCAACCGCGATTTTATGAAAACGGTAATAACATGTTGCCTTCATTCCTTGGAGACAAAGTACAGAATACTGTGATCCCCGCATTCACACTAGCAAGCAATATTATGCAAAAAGACAACATCACTGTTGTTAATCTATCACCTCAAAGCGCTATCCCTGATTTTGTATTCCCCAGAAAGGATTTTACAGATGTTTTCAATTAA
- the rfaD gene encoding ADP-glyceromanno-heptose 6-epimerase has product MIIVTGGAGFIGSNIVKALNDKGITDILVVDNLKDGTKFVNLVDLNIADYMDKEDFLIQIMAGEEFGEIEAIFHEGACSSTTEWDGKYMMDNNYQYSKEILHYCLEREIPFLYASSAATYGGRTSDFIESREYEQPLNVYGYSKFLFDEYVRQVLPEANSQIVGFRYFNVYGPREGHKGSMASVAFHLNTQLNNGESPKLFEGSDGFKRDFVYVGDVAAVNLWFWENGVSGIFNLGTGRAESFQAVADATLAYHKKGSIEYIPFPDKLKGRYQAFTQADLTNLRAAGYDKPFKTVAEGVTEYMAWLNRDA; this is encoded by the coding sequence ATGATCATCGTTACCGGCGGCGCGGGCTTTATCGGCAGCAATATTGTTAAGGCTCTCAATGACAAAGGCATCACCGACATCCTGGTGGTTGACAACCTGAAAGACGGCACCAAGTTCGTCAACCTGGTGGATCTGAACATCGCTGACTACATGGATAAAGAAGACTTCCTTATCCAGATTATGGCAGGCGAAGAGTTCGGCGAGATCGAAGCCATCTTCCACGAAGGTGCGTGCTCTTCCACCACCGAGTGGGACGGTAAGTACATGATGGACAACAACTATCAGTACTCCAAAGAGATCCTGCACTACTGCCTGGAGCGTGAAATTCCGTTCCTGTACGCCTCCTCCGCGGCAACCTACGGCGGCCGCACCTCGGACTTTATCGAGTCCCGCGAGTATGAGCAGCCGCTGAACGTCTACGGTTACTCCAAATTCCTGTTCGACGAGTACGTGCGTCAGGTGCTGCCAGAAGCGAACTCGCAGATCGTCGGCTTCCGTTATTTCAACGTCTACGGACCGCGCGAAGGCCACAAAGGCAGCATGGCGAGCGTGGCGTTCCACCTGAACACCCAGCTGAATAACGGCGAAAGCCCGAAACTGTTCGAAGGCAGCGACGGCTTTAAGCGTGACTTCGTCTACGTGGGCGACGTGGCCGCAGTGAACCTGTGGTTCTGGGAAAACGGCGTATCTGGCATCTTCAACCTGGGTACCGGCCGCGCGGAGTCCTTCCAGGCGGTGGCTGACGCAACGCTGGCGTATCACAAAAAAGGCAGCATTGAGTACATCCCGTTCCCTGATAAGCTGAAAGGCCGTTACCAGGCGTTCACCCAGGCTGACCTCACCAACCTGCGCGCCGCAGGCTACGACAAGCCGTTCAAGACCGTTGCCGAAGGCGTAACGGAATATATGGCCTGGCTGAACCGCGACGCATAA
- a CDS encoding glycosyltransferase yields the protein MPHKSKILLLDTGKEWGGGTNSMLELLKRINRDKFDITCCFYSDYSRAEGETIGQVLNGIGIPLIVIPQRPQPVWAKLLKEAGRSLLFFSRSARKALTRHVDIMWRIRPNVSKIETLFTQGGFDTLYMNNQPGSNEEGYLAAANLQARLIQHCRIEPVLTPPLVKLVNAHATKIIAVSHGVERVLLQHGVRPELCTTVNNAIDIHQPLPDRRAMRQRLNIDDDTFVFGSIGSLIPRKANHHTLAALAQFSQKHPEAKWKMVLVGEGAERRALTEQARALGIESRVIFTGFQNTPFDYLATFDAFILASKSEGLPRVVLEAMLLNIPVIGSQVTGTAELIDHDSTGLLFPWSDVSQLAQHLDNIWADAELRARLAAAAYQNVCHTYAIENYVSGVEAVLGAH from the coding sequence GATATTACCTGTTGTTTTTACAGTGATTATAGTCGTGCTGAAGGTGAGACGATTGGCCAGGTGCTCAACGGCATCGGCATCCCGCTCATCGTGATCCCTCAACGTCCGCAGCCGGTCTGGGCCAAATTGTTGAAGGAAGCGGGACGTAGCCTGCTGTTTTTCTCACGCAGCGCCCGCAAGGCATTGACGCGTCACGTGGATATCATGTGGCGCATCAGGCCTAACGTCAGCAAAATCGAGACCCTTTTCACGCAGGGCGGTTTCGATACGCTCTATATGAATAACCAGCCGGGCTCAAACGAGGAAGGCTATCTGGCGGCGGCGAACCTGCAGGCGCGGTTGATCCAGCACTGCCGCATTGAGCCTGTTTTGACCCCGCCGCTGGTAAAGCTGGTTAATGCCCATGCCACAAAAATCATCGCCGTCTCGCACGGCGTTGAACGCGTGTTGCTTCAGCATGGCGTCAGGCCCGAACTGTGTACGACGGTCAATAATGCCATCGACATCCACCAGCCTTTACCTGATCGACGCGCGATGCGCCAGCGCCTGAACATCGATGACGACACGTTTGTGTTCGGCAGTATTGGGTCGTTAATCCCTCGCAAAGCCAATCACCACACGCTGGCGGCGCTGGCACAGTTCAGCCAGAAGCATCCCGAGGCGAAATGGAAAATGGTGCTGGTCGGCGAAGGTGCCGAACGCCGCGCTTTAACAGAACAGGCCCGAGCGCTGGGAATTGAATCCCGCGTCATCTTCACCGGTTTTCAGAATACCCCATTTGATTACCTCGCTACGTTTGACGCCTTTATTCTGGCCTCCAAAAGCGAGGGGCTGCCGCGCGTGGTTCTGGAAGCGATGCTTCTCAATATCCCCGTTATTGGCTCTCAGGTGACCGGCACGGCGGAATTGATTGACCATGATTCGACAGGGCTGCTCTTCCCCTGGAGCGATGTTTCACAGCTTGCACAGCATCTGGACAATATCTGGGCAGACGCGGAGCTGCGGGCTCGACTGGCTGCGGCTGCATACCAGAACGTCTGTCATACCTATGCTATCGAAAACTATGTCAGCGGTGTCGAAGCCGTGCTTGGCGCGCACTAA
- the kbl gene encoding glycine C-acetyltransferase, translated as MRGDFYKQLNSDLDTARAEGLFKEERIITSAQQADITVADGSHVINFCANNYLGLANHPELIAAAKNGMDTHGFGMASVRFICGTQDSHKQLEQKLASFLGMEDAILYSSCFDANGGLFETLLGAEDAIISDALNHASIIDGVRLCKAKRFRYANNDMVELEARLKEAREAGARHVLIATDGVFSMDGVIANLKGVCDLADKYDALVMVDDSHAVGFVGENGRGSHEYCDVMGRVDIITGTLGKALGGASGGYTAARKEVVEWLRQRSRPYLFSNSLAPAIVAASIKVLEMVESGAELRDRLWSNARLFREKMSAAGFTLAGADHAIIPVMLGDAVVAQQFARELQKEGIYVTGFFFPVVPKGQARIRTQMSAAHSPEQIERAVEAFTRIGKQLGVIA; from the coding sequence ATGCGTGGTGATTTTTACAAACAGTTAAACAGCGACCTCGACACCGCACGTGCGGAAGGGTTGTTCAAGGAAGAGCGTATTATCACGTCTGCCCAGCAGGCGGACATCACCGTTGCCGACGGCAGCCATGTGATCAACTTTTGTGCGAACAACTACTTAGGTCTTGCGAATCACCCTGAGCTGATTGCCGCTGCAAAAAACGGCATGGACACCCACGGTTTCGGCATGGCCTCCGTACGCTTTATCTGCGGTACGCAGGACAGCCACAAGCAGCTTGAGCAAAAGCTGGCGAGCTTCCTCGGAATGGAAGACGCGATTCTGTATTCCTCCTGCTTCGACGCCAACGGCGGTCTGTTTGAGACCCTGCTTGGCGCAGAAGATGCGATTATCTCCGACGCCCTGAACCACGCCTCCATCATCGACGGCGTACGCCTGTGTAAAGCGAAGCGTTTCCGCTACGCCAACAACGACATGGTCGAGCTGGAAGCCCGCCTGAAAGAGGCGCGTGAAGCTGGCGCTCGCCACGTGCTGATCGCCACCGACGGCGTGTTCTCCATGGACGGCGTGATCGCCAACCTGAAGGGCGTGTGCGACCTGGCGGATAAATACGACGCGCTGGTGATGGTCGATGACTCTCACGCGGTCGGTTTTGTCGGCGAAAACGGCCGCGGTTCCCACGAATACTGTGACGTGATGGGCCGCGTGGACATCATCACCGGTACGCTGGGCAAAGCGCTCGGCGGTGCGTCCGGCGGCTATACCGCCGCGCGTAAAGAGGTGGTCGAGTGGCTGCGCCAGCGCTCCCGTCCGTATCTGTTCTCCAACTCTCTGGCGCCGGCCATTGTTGCCGCCTCCATCAAGGTACTGGAGATGGTGGAGTCCGGCGCTGAGCTGCGCGATCGCCTGTGGTCCAACGCCCGTCTGTTCCGTGAAAAAATGAGCGCCGCAGGTTTCACCCTGGCCGGTGCTGACCACGCGATCATTCCGGTGATGCTGGGCGATGCGGTCGTCGCGCAGCAGTTTGCCCGCGAACTGCAGAAAGAAGGGATTTACGTCACCGGGTTCTTCTTCCCGGTGGTGCCAAAAGGTCAGGCGCGTATCCGCACCCAGATGTCTGCGGCGCATTCGCCTGAACAAATTGAACGTGCGGTGGAAGCCTTTACCCGCATCGGTAAACAGCTGGGCGTCATTGCCTGA
- a CDS encoding O-antigen ligase family protein has translation MFSINHQRIPFYPFTLFVFLSIIFCGISRVNTLFHIALGLFIIATIASNEFRVRFINDRTFLPALGITGAFLIYFSLSNLWAESSQVSSALTHSFYLFIFICLYRQCELQGKKKFVIGAAYAGIVALAILTLIYVDKANIFYNRLSNAFPYAPDNVIDLGGYMALGVLLSAILVRETRNVWFYLPVPLLLACLILTQSRGPFLSLVVASTVAFLCKPKWNFKLLISSVIILLLIGLAFYFSGSIDIFINRAEESSRASTVRFGIWQHAVEVAKQKAIFGWGFNKELQFINGYGQAISTTHSLYLATFLKGGIVGLLLLVGMILYAARQSLRHLAADHKAEIAVIVFALMFYITQGMFIISNPREYWVLFWLPFAIIFSTPVKMVLQK, from the coding sequence ATGTTTTCAATTAATCACCAACGCATTCCGTTCTATCCTTTTACGCTTTTTGTATTTTTAAGCATAATTTTTTGCGGAATTTCTCGCGTAAACACCTTATTCCATATTGCACTCGGGCTATTTATCATTGCCACAATTGCTAGCAATGAATTCAGAGTACGTTTTATCAATGACCGTACCTTTCTACCCGCTCTGGGCATAACGGGTGCCTTTTTAATATATTTTTCACTTTCGAATCTTTGGGCTGAATCGTCTCAGGTAAGCTCTGCCTTAACACATTCATTCTATTTATTTATTTTCATATGTCTTTACCGTCAGTGTGAATTGCAGGGAAAGAAAAAATTTGTCATTGGCGCAGCTTATGCAGGTATTGTCGCACTCGCCATACTCACCCTGATTTATGTTGATAAAGCGAACATTTTTTATAACAGACTTTCGAATGCTTTCCCTTATGCGCCTGATAACGTCATTGACCTCGGCGGATATATGGCACTAGGGGTTTTATTAAGCGCTATATTGGTGCGGGAAACGCGTAACGTCTGGTTTTATCTTCCAGTCCCGTTGCTGCTGGCCTGCTTAATATTGACTCAAAGTCGCGGACCGTTCCTTTCCCTGGTGGTAGCCTCAACAGTAGCGTTTCTTTGTAAACCCAAGTGGAATTTTAAGTTACTGATAAGTTCGGTTATTATATTGTTATTGATCGGTCTCGCTTTCTATTTTAGCGGCTCAATCGATATATTTATCAATCGAGCAGAAGAGTCTTCTCGTGCAAGCACCGTGCGCTTTGGTATCTGGCAACACGCCGTTGAAGTTGCAAAACAGAAAGCGATTTTCGGATGGGGTTTCAACAAAGAGCTTCAGTTCATTAATGGCTATGGCCAGGCCATTTCCACAACGCACAGCCTCTATTTAGCTACCTTCCTTAAGGGTGGGATCGTGGGGCTTCTGCTACTCGTCGGTATGATTTTATATGCCGCCAGACAGTCTCTTCGTCACCTCGCGGCCGATCATAAGGCGGAAATCGCTGTCATTGTCTTCGCACTGATGTTCTATATCACTCAGGGTATGTTTATTATCAGTAACCCACGGGAATATTGGGTTCTGTTCTGGCTGCCATTCGCCATTATTTTCAGCACTCCCGTTAAAATGGTTCTGCAAAAATAA
- the tdh gene encoding L-threonine 3-dehydrogenase gives MKALSKLKAEEGIWMTDVPEPEVGHNDLLIKIRKTAICGTDVHIYNWDQWSQKTIPVPMVVGHEYVGEVVGIGQEVKGFQMGDRVSGEGHITCGHCRNCRGGRTHLCRNTIGVGVNRPGCFAEYLVIPAFNAFKIPDNISDDLASIFDPFGNAVHTALSFDLVGEDVLVSGAGPIGIMAAAVAKHVGARNVVITDVNEYRLSLARKMGVTRAVDVSKESLTEVMEELGMTEGFDVGLEMSGAPPAFRTMLDTMNHGGRIAMLGIPPSDMSIDWNKVIFKGLFIKGIYGREMFETWYKMAALIQSGLDLSPIITHRFSIDEFQQGFDAMRSGQSGKVILSWDK, from the coding sequence ATGAAAGCGTTATCCAAACTGAAAGCGGAAGAAGGGATTTGGATGACCGACGTGCCGGAGCCGGAAGTCGGTCATAACGATCTGCTGATCAAAATTCGTAAAACCGCCATCTGCGGTACTGACGTTCACATCTACAACTGGGACCAGTGGTCGCAGAAAACCATTCCGGTACCGATGGTTGTCGGTCACGAATATGTCGGTGAAGTGGTGGGTATCGGCCAGGAAGTGAAAGGCTTCCAGATGGGCGACCGCGTCTCCGGTGAAGGCCATATTACCTGCGGCCACTGCCGTAACTGCCGCGGCGGGCGTACGCACCTGTGCCGTAATACCATTGGCGTGGGCGTAAACCGTCCGGGCTGCTTCGCGGAATACCTGGTGATCCCGGCGTTTAACGCGTTCAAAATCCCGGACAATATCTCTGACGATCTGGCCTCCATCTTCGACCCGTTCGGTAACGCGGTGCACACGGCGCTCTCCTTCGACCTGGTCGGTGAAGACGTGCTGGTCTCCGGCGCGGGCCCAATCGGCATTATGGCGGCAGCCGTGGCGAAGCACGTGGGCGCGCGCAACGTTGTGATCACCGACGTGAACGAATATCGTCTGTCGCTGGCGCGCAAAATGGGCGTGACCCGCGCGGTGGATGTCTCGAAAGAGAGCCTGACCGAAGTGATGGAAGAGCTGGGCATGACCGAAGGTTTTGACGTGGGCCTGGAGATGTCCGGCGCGCCACCGGCGTTCCGCACCATGCTCGACACCATGAACCACGGTGGCCGTATCGCGATGCTGGGTATTCCGCCGTCAGACATGTCTATCGACTGGAACAAAGTCATCTTCAAGGGGCTGTTCATCAAGGGCATCTATGGCCGCGAGATGTTCGAGACCTGGTACAAGATGGCGGCGCTGATCCAGTCCGGTCTGGATCTGTCCCCGATTATTACTCACCGCTTCTCCATCGATGAGTTCCAGCAGGGCTTCGACGCGATGCGTTCCGGCCAGTCAGGGAAAGTGATCCTGAGCTGGGATAAGTAA
- the rfaC gene encoding lipopolysaccharide heptosyltransferase RfaC yields MRVLIVKTSSMGDVLHTLPSLTDAMRAIPGIRFDWVVEEGFAQIPTWHEAVDRVIPVAIRRWRKAWFSAPIKAERKAFREAVQAQHYDAIIDAQGLVKSAALVTRLAHGVKHGMDWHTAREPLASLFYNRRHHIAKQQHAVERTRELFAKSLGYAKPETQGDYAIAQHFLRNTDPCVQPYLVFLHATTRDDKHWPETHWRSLIELMQPTGIHIKLPWGAEHERQRAERLAAGFSHVEVLPKLTLAQVAAQLAGANAVVSVDTGLSHLTAALDRPNITIFGPTDPGLIGGYGKNQHQMVSPTQQTKDISADAIFSFLQGSRWLSNRDI; encoded by the coding sequence ATGCGGGTATTGATCGTTAAAACCTCTTCGATGGGCGATGTTCTGCATACGCTCCCGTCACTGACGGACGCCATGCGGGCCATTCCCGGCATTCGTTTTGACTGGGTGGTGGAAGAGGGCTTCGCGCAGATCCCCACCTGGCATGAAGCGGTTGACCGCGTGATCCCGGTGGCGATTCGCCGCTGGCGCAAAGCGTGGTTCTCCGCCCCGATTAAAGCCGAACGCAAAGCCTTCCGTGAGGCGGTGCAGGCACAGCATTACGACGCCATCATCGACGCCCAGGGGCTGGTGAAAAGCGCCGCGCTGGTGACGCGTCTGGCACACGGCGTAAAGCACGGCATGGACTGGCATACCGCCCGCGAACCGCTGGCGAGCCTGTTCTATAACCGTCGCCACCACATCGCAAAGCAACAGCATGCCGTAGAACGTACCCGCGAGCTGTTTGCAAAAAGCCTGGGCTATGCGAAACCGGAAACCCAGGGCGACTATGCCATTGCGCAGCACTTTTTGCGCAATACAGATCCCTGTGTTCAGCCTTATCTTGTCTTCCTGCATGCCACAACGCGCGACGATAAACACTGGCCGGAAACGCACTGGCGAAGCCTGATTGAACTAATGCAACCTACCGGCATCCATATTAAACTGCCCTGGGGCGCTGAACATGAGCGGCAGCGTGCAGAGCGTCTGGCAGCAGGCTTTTCGCACGTCGAGGTATTGCCGAAACTCACGCTGGCACAGGTTGCAGCACAGCTGGCGGGAGCGAATGCTGTTGTTTCCGTTGATACCGGCTTAAGCCATTTAACCGCGGCGCTGGATCGTCCGAATATTACGATTTTTGGTCCGACCGATCCTGGATTGATCGGGGGTTACGGTAAAAACCAGCATCAGATGGTCAGCCCAACCCAGCAAACGAAGGATATCAGCGCAGATGCTATTTTTTCTTTTTTACAGGGCAGCCGTTGGCTTTCCAACAGGGATATCTAA
- a CDS encoding glycosyltransferase family 9 protein, with translation MSYVFLLILLFPVKLIRKLFRKETGKNLVIQTAKIGDFVNATPLLAYLQKSDVLISRSVGALAKHDETIDDIFFIEQHKRNLWRKLVFACRIMNRYDNVYLLQPNSVNLFFASVCNAKNKQFLSTYTRRWYHGIFYATADGTVEHGRKTLSVTNYLKLADRTLTWQDSPKHATKPLFKPATYPAILDKPGVIRIGISVAAGNKAKTVPPVIWKQIADRLADLPCEFYVFGAPNEQSWMDDITRAYGELPNFINLIGKISLEELPWAISKMDCYIASDSGNVYIADAVGVPVILLFGPCCHYEQRPLGNVLLIGNDENINSYVFETRYYFSQPKEKLFAIDDVDMDNIVSLLTTVNKKALPEA, from the coding sequence ATGAGTTACGTATTTCTGCTGATTTTACTTTTTCCGGTGAAGCTTATCCGGAAGCTGTTCCGCAAAGAGACAGGTAAAAACCTGGTCATTCAGACAGCAAAAATCGGCGATTTTGTTAATGCAACGCCCCTTCTGGCGTACCTGCAAAAAAGCGACGTGCTCATCAGCCGTAGCGTAGGTGCGCTGGCGAAGCATGATGAGACGATCGACGATATTTTTTTTATCGAACAGCATAAGCGTAACCTGTGGCGAAAGCTGGTCTTTGCCTGCCGGATCATGAACCGCTATGACAATGTCTATCTCCTGCAACCCAACAGCGTGAACCTCTTTTTCGCCTCCGTGTGTAACGCTAAAAACAAACAGTTTTTAAGTACGTACACGCGCAGATGGTATCACGGTATTTTCTATGCAACGGCAGATGGTACTGTTGAGCACGGTAGAAAGACGCTGTCGGTCACGAACTATCTCAAACTGGCCGATCGAACCTTAACCTGGCAAGACTCGCCAAAGCACGCCACAAAGCCGCTTTTCAAACCGGCGACCTATCCGGCAATCCTCGATAAACCCGGCGTGATCCGCATTGGCATCAGCGTAGCCGCCGGGAATAAAGCGAAAACCGTTCCGCCGGTCATCTGGAAGCAAATTGCCGATCGTCTCGCCGACCTGCCTTGCGAATTTTATGTGTTTGGCGCCCCGAATGAACAATCGTGGATGGATGACATCACCCGCGCTTACGGTGAACTGCCCAACTTTATTAATCTGATTGGCAAAATCTCACTCGAAGAGCTGCCGTGGGCCATTTCTAAAATGGATTGCTATATCGCGTCTGACTCGGGGAATGTCTACATTGCCGATGCGGTAGGCGTGCCGGTAATCTTACTGTTCGGGCCTTGTTGCCACTATGAACAACGTCCTCTCGGTAACGTTCTGTTGATTGGTAATGATGAAAACATTAACTCCTACGTTTTTGAAACACGTTATTATTTCAGCCAGCCGAAAGAAAAACTTTTTGCTATAGACGACGTTGATATGGATAACATAGTGAGTTTATTGACGACCGTAAATAAAAAAGCATTACCAGAGGCGTAA
- the rfaF gene encoding ADP-heptose--LPS heptosyltransferase RfaF yields the protein MKILVIGPSWVGDMMMSQSLYRTLKARYPQAIIDVMAPAWCRPLLSRMPEVNEAIPMPLGHGALEIGERRKLGHSLREKRYDRAYVLPNSFKSALVPFFAGIPHRTGWRGEMRYGLLNDARVLDKEAWPLMVERYVALAYDKGVMRSAKDLPQPLLWPQLQVNDGEKSQTCNAFGLSSERPMIGFCPGAEFGPAKRWPHYHYAELAKQLIDEGYQIVLFGSAKDHEAGNEILATLSNEQQAWCRNLAGETQLEQAVILIAACKAVVSNDSGLMHVAAALNRPLVALYGPSSPDFTPPLSHKARVIRLITGYHKVRKGDAAEGYHQSLIDITPERVLEELNELLLSEEG from the coding sequence ATGAAGATTCTGGTGATCGGCCCGTCATGGGTGGGCGACATGATGATGTCGCAAAGTCTCTATCGCACGCTCAAGGCGCGTTATCCCCAGGCGATAATCGACGTGATGGCACCCGCGTGGTGCCGTCCGCTGTTATCGCGTATGCCGGAAGTGAATGAAGCCATCCCGATGCCGCTTGGCCACGGGGCGCTGGAAATCGGCGAACGCCGTAAGCTCGGCCATAGCCTGCGCGAGAAGCGCTACGATCGGGCGTATGTCCTGCCAAACTCCTTTAAATCCGCCCTGGTGCCTTTTTTTGCGGGCATTCCACATCGCACCGGCTGGCGCGGCGAAATGCGCTACGGCCTGCTGAACGACGCGCGGGTGTTGGATAAAGAGGCCTGGCCGCTGATGGTGGAGCGCTATGTGGCGCTGGCCTACGACAAAGGCGTGATGCGCAGTGCGAAAGACCTGCCGCAGCCGCTGCTCTGGCCGCAGCTTCAGGTTAACGACGGCGAAAAATCCCAGACCTGTAACGCGTTTGGTCTTTCGTCTGAACGCCCGATGATAGGTTTCTGCCCCGGCGCCGAGTTCGGCCCGGCAAAACGCTGGCCGCACTATCACTATGCGGAGCTGGCGAAACAGCTGATTGACGAAGGCTACCAGATTGTCCTGTTCGGTTCGGCAAAGGACCACGAGGCAGGCAACGAAATTCTCGCGACGCTCAGTAATGAACAGCAGGCCTGGTGCCGCAACCTGGCGGGAGAAACGCAGCTTGAACAGGCGGTTATTCTGATTGCCGCCTGTAAGGCTGTGGTCAGCAACGATTCGGGCCTGATGCACGTCGCCGCAGCGCTCAACCGCCCGCTGGTGGCGCTGTATGGCCCAAGTAGCCCGGACTTCACGCCCCCGCTTTCTCATAAAGCGCGCGTCATTCGCCTGATCACCGGCTACCACAAAGTGCGCAAGGGCGATGCCGCAGAAGGCTATCATCAGAGCCTGATCGACATTACGCCAGAGCGCGTTCTCGAAGAGCTTAACGAACTGCTGTTGAGCGAAGAAGGATAA